Within the Megalops cyprinoides isolate fMegCyp1 chromosome 10, fMegCyp1.pri, whole genome shotgun sequence genome, the region ATATCATAAAGGCTGCTTGAACACACTCTCTCAGCTGCTGCTCTCCACAAGGTACTGAGTAGCAAGTTGCTCgtcattccattacattacattacaattatttagcagatgctgttatccaggtcgacttccagcacaagaaaacaTAAGTGATAAAGAATCACATTAAAAACCAGTCAAGATGAGCTAATACACGTTACTCAAAAATGAGGTCTATTGGTCTATGTAGTGAACAATGAATTTTTCCCTGTTCCCCTCATTTAGCTCTGAGTGTCAGTCCTTTCCATTGCCTCTGGAAAATGTACTGTCCAGATTTCCgacaaaacaactgcaaaaataaacaaagaaaaaagtctCTCCTTAAACCATAGCACGGAAAATATCCACCAATGAATTGTAATGGCTTCACAGGAGGATCATAAACAGCAACCATGAGAACTTAAATGACGCCATCTTACACTCAGTGCCCAGCGCAGACACCCGACACTGTAACATACTTTGTCCGGAGCGAGGAGAGCTGAGGGGCCTGTAAGGTGTCATCGTCATCATCCTCACATTCTCAGACAATGACATTGCATTTCCACATtagtccttctctctctccagcagcaaATAACCCCTATCACTTTCACTGCTTACAACTCTATCTTTGCCCTTTACTGTGGCACCTGACCTTAGCAAACCTCTGACTAACAACTAACTGACATATCGCTATGAAAAAGGCTTAGATTTGGACTGAATCCTCCAAGTATTAATTCGTCAGGACTGAGAAGGTTAAACAAGGCTAGAATATGGtaactgagagagaaagcagagtcCCTGAGACACAAAAGTCCTTCAAGACCAGCAACTGATGGAAGTACTTCCACGTCTCATTTTACTGTGGTCATATGGCAAATCAGACTAGCTTTCCATTCACATCTATCAGTCAAGATTTCTGCTATAAAGGTCTAATGTACAGGCAGAAGTACGATGCCAGTCAAAGGTATGAACACACCTAATtaagaaaatgggaaacatgcattcaaagacattttgacctaAAGACTAATacttaaattcttgaaatttgtttcttagataaatataaatcatgatgttgatgtctatgtatggatttctttccaaaaaatgttttaatttaaaaaaacagaatgttattttgaagcatgtaaaatataatatagtttttatttgtttataacactttttccatttgtgtttttcaaagttttgatgtctttactccTAATCCAAAACatggaaaatagcaaaaataaagagagaaaagtgtgTCCAGGCTTTTGACTGggactgtatgtgtatgctttGTGCATAAACCCACCTTGTCGCTCAGCGTGGGGTCGTTGAGGGAGTACAGCTTGTTGGTGATGTCTTTGCCAATGAGGTATCTGAAGACCTCGTTCAGGAATGAATCTGACTCCAGGAAGTATGTCAGCCTCTCCCTGGACCAGCACAAAAACTTGCAGTTCTCCTCAGCTGTGATGGTTACCTGCCAATTGGGTATCAGATGTTTTCATgttgacacaaacacaagacatCAGGCTCCTGACATAACTGGAGTGGTGATATTTGCACAAGGGTTGTTGTTTATTAGATTGGGAGAAGTTGGTCCATCTACATGATGAGATATTTTTATCAGCAAAATATGATACCTGGCAATTTTACCCAGAGCTGAGGATTATTTTATGTGCAACAGAGGAATAGCAAAATTGGAACAGTCTCTTAGTTTTACCTGGAACTTCTCCCCCCTGTTCATCTGAGTGGATCTGAACTCTGGAGAATCGATGAAAGCGTTGGTGTAAATGTTGTGGAGGAAGTGACCACGGTAAGACACCCTCATTCTGTCAAAGCAACGAGACACAGCCACGATTACAACCCCGCTGTAGGAAACTGAGCAGGAATAGGAATTATTTATTGAATGTTATTATATCATGTTTCATACAAGTTTGTCTAAAATAACAACTGTAGAGAATGAAATTATGCAATACAGTAAACTTAACAATAGAAGAGCAACAGACCCTCCAACATCAGCTGTAAACAAAGACCCACTGATAATGAgctccaaaaagaaaaaggcacgCAAATAAACCTTTAGCGTCGCTCACAGCAGGCAAGAATCCCACCAGTGAAACAGCAATGCAGCGCTACATATGAATGGACCAGTAGTGCCATTTCCCTGCAAGCAGGCTTTTCGCTCAGCTGATGATGTCACGCGCTGTAGGGTGACCGGATGCTGAGGGGAGGCGGTGGGCGGGGCACGGGGCAGAAACCTACTTCCCCTTCAGCAGGATGCTCAGCCGCTCGTCCACCGACGTCTTGTCCTCGGCCGCATACACCTGGCCCTTCTTCAGCGTCTGGATGGTGCAGAACTGGCCCGTCAGCCTCTGGAACATGTCCTCCCGCACGTGCAGGGGCTCGAACATGCGCTTGTACACGGACTTCAGCTCCCTGTCGATCTTAATCTGGAACAGATGGGAAGATCCCCGTCACTCTTAATCTGGCATAAGGaataaaatgagtgaaaataataatgaaaaaaacaagagaatgAGAGACTTCAGCTGTTTCCCTGCACAAATCACAAATTGTGTTCTCATTCTGTCAGTCACTGCCTGCTCAAATAACCACCCTAACCGGCCAATGCATCTCATTTTCAGCACAGAGAAGGCTTTGAAAGTAATCGTTCGAATCCCAGGTGGCACAACGCTGTCAAACCGTTGAACATAGTACTCTACATTAATGGCTCCAGCAGACATCTGGATGAAGAGAAAGTTACAGAGTGTTTAAAGTTGTAAACCATGGACAATGAGAATTATTgacattatgaaaacaagatctAAAAAAGCAGCTGCAAATttgcacaaaaaacattaactggccagtatttgaaaatacagaTTTAACTATTTTAGAATTACAGATGTCTATAAGCTCTTGGCCCCATATGACTGTAACAGACACACCAGGAGAAGGTGGCTTTCTCCATTTGAGGACTAAATGCCTGTATGAGGGAATATATGTGCTCACCGGTCTCCTTTTGTACAGCAGGTAGAAGAAATGCATGAAGTTGGCTATGAGGAAGACTACATTCCAGATCATGATGTCCAGCGCACATCTGTACAGCGTAGCCCACGCGATGAAGAGGGAACATCCTGTGGGGACCGGAACAGAAAGTGAGGcgtgcaaacaaaaacaaccttgtgtcacatgacatgggAAGAATGCTGAATGGACAAGTTGTCTTCAGAATATTTCCATGCTCAGTACTGGGTACGTGTGCTGCCATCACAAAAACCTTTTAGAGTGCCCTCTTGTGGCCACTAGTAAAACACACatgagagtgacagagaaagttGAAAAGAATTACTCTAAAGAATTGTGACAGAACAGattttggtttcagtttcagtaagGTCAGTTTTATATAGATGTTGTGCGAATTTTAGTGTTTTGGGCCATCTGAGTGGAATGAACATTCACACGGCATTTGCCACAATTGTGAAGGTCTTCCCTTTGCCTTGCAAGTCACAATGCGGCCAGCAGAGGGCGGTGTAGGCTCACCAGCCATCAGCATGATGCGCAGCAGGATCATGTGGATGCCCAGGGTAGTGGGGATGATCAGGCCCAGGGCTACGCAGACGTTCCCCAGGTGGAAGAGCAGGTGGTGGGCCTCCTCCCAGTTCTCACAGGCCGTGACATTCTGCTCCGCATCCGGGACGCCGGTCGCGTTCACGTTCAGGGACGACATTGTGGTGTAGAACACGGTCGTCATCTCCGTAGGTGTAGTCATGCTACAGCGTATTGGAAGGGAAAGAGTtcgtgtgtgcttttgtgtatgagagagagaggattacATAAAGAAAAAGAACCAAAACACCATGGGAGGGTTCCCATCTCCATGAGAaaaatttcacagaaataagTATTAGATCATTTCTTTAAACTGGACCCTGGGCAACATACTTAATTATAATGACTTCAGAGTGAGCGGTATATGCTTTTATAAACAACaattaatgtattgtaaattgTACTAACACAgtacatttccaaaaatgtataaaaatattcacCAAAGTAGAccatctaaaatattttattcaattagGTAAAATGTTTCAGATGTATGAAAAGGTGGTGTCAAAGGTTAGACCTCTGACACAATACATATTAGGTCTATGTTAAATATAGATATAacctttaacaaaaaaaatcacacttcaATCTTTAAGGATTACCCTTAcgttctactgtgctggaagtcgctctggataagagcgtaagctaaatgaatgtaatgtaatgtaaaaggtgTGCAGCCTACTCAACATtcaaattgatatttcactttatatattcatatagtTTGGATAATGTGGTGGACCAGTGTGCATCCTGGGTCTCCTGCTATATTgaacaaaatacacagaaataaaacacttgCTCCAATTTGGGCCCATTATCACCTACAGACCGAGAGCTCCACAGACCCTGCCATTAGAGCTGTGCTGTCACGCCTGGATACCGGCAGGAATTAAAAAGGTACAAATCTCAGAGTgacaaacatattttcatacaagcaacaaacagaacacagaaaacactgcacataTTTAGATCTAAAAATCAGCACATCAGGGAGTTTTAACTTAGTAGTTAACGAAACGCATGAGAAGGTACACAGAGCAATTAGACCATTTAGATGATTCTAATTTGTATTGGTATTACCTAATTGCAATAGCAATTATAATTAGATTCTGAATCATTCAATCCATTATACAGTAAAGTGCCCTGCAGGGCAGCAACAGCAATGTAAGGGTTTCAGAAAAATGGGAGAGCCATCCAACACATTCCAAGCATGAAGAGGTTAAGTGTTACAGGCACAGAGGACAATGGCAAAAACGTATGTGTGCAGCTAAATTAGGTGAAAATACAACATGAATTATCATTCAAAGAGGCAAGCCAACAGTGGGAACTGTGCCTCTCCCTTTAGAGGAACACTGCCGTGTGGCCCAACATCTGACAAACAATTAAGATCTTGACAATGCAAAAATGCAGAATGATCAGAGCTGTGAGTGAAGCTGGCAGCAAGCAGACCTGGACACTGAGAGGGGACAGGCTGTGCTCACGGGGCTGACAGAGAAAGCGCAGAGATACGGGAGAGATAGGGaggtgagagtgagacagagtgtgACAGCGACAGTGAGGCGGgtagacagagacagattagAAGGCAGACAAGAAGGCAAAGGAAAAACTACTCAGTCTGGGAGCAGAAAAGTTTCCGTGTGTAAATGAATGAGAAAGGAGGCATGCACGACAAAAAAAATTGGTGTGATAAAACATATTGTGACAATTCATTTCGTCATAAACTGAGTCATGAATGCTGTTGCTAgtaaactatttaaaaaaccttcattcattcagttattCTTTGGCTAACATTAATTGGTAAAGGCATTTTAAGATGTGGTAGCCCTATGATGAAGTATACATCATAAGAAATTCTGGTGGAATTACATGGAACTTGTAAAATATCCTCGTTTATTTggaatatgtttatatttatttcttttctaaaaTATGCCTTCAGCAAATATTTCAATGAGTTTTTGCCCATCAAAGACGGAAGCGAGACTTACTCCAAAGcacaaaaatattcacataaCCACACAAGCACGAAATTACCATTGTAAACTCAGATCGTCGTTCTCTGACATGGCGCTCTAATTTTTCCAACAATACTATCTAACGCTACAAAACGCTAAACAATTCGCTGCAGGGGATACCCACCCGAACATTACCGGCGTACTCCGTCACAAATGAGCAAAATGCACTCAGGTATACCGTACaggcatgcttttttttcctccgggaaaaaaaatgtatccgCAAATGACCTGGCCAGCATGCCACAGAAAATTCCGATTACATTTACTATATCTACTTATTTCTTACAGTAAGCAGGTATTAAATGGCTATTCCATCAGAAGTCTAAGTGTGATATTGCCACACTACAACTCCTTTATCTTCTGACTTTAGAGTTAATACTCAAAATGAATGCTTCAGTCTAATGATGAAAAGATTACCAGAAATCAGCTTCATTTCTGAATAacagttacatttcattacattacatgtattaatTTGGCGTATGTTAGCGTGCCGTGTTTCCACATCTAATTTCCTCATTCGTGACTAAACTGTAAAACGTTAACAGCAAAACGAATTTAGAAAGTAACGTAAAATGTTACGCTTATCGCACAGCGGATAGAGTGGAGCGATAGTTCGGCGACAACTTTCCACTTCAGCCAGCCACTTATCCACGACCTTGCATAAGAATAATTCTACCGCATATATACTAAGAAAAGGCAGTTAACTTACCTTTCACAGTAACGTTACAgctggttaaaataaaaaataaaaccgaCTATGCGATGAAATTATGAATAACAACGTAGTGGCAAGAATAGGGGGCTATAAATGTGAATGCCTGAGAGCCTAGCACTGCTCAACGTGAGACGCGCATTCCAGCGAGCTGACAGGCATAGACTAAAATGGGCACGAAGCGAGAGAACAGCCGTCAACACCGCCCAGCCGATCTCCATTCGCACAGAGGGTGGCCGCCGCCAGGGGGCGACAAAAGCGAGGTTCTCATTCTCACATGTTTCACTCGTAGCTCATAGaaagcatttttacaattgaCAGTTTAAGTAAACGAAAATAAAAACCACTTCAATCGCTTTTTAAACCACTTTAATAATAGAAATACAGTAGTATCTATCCATGGAACACGTAAtactgctgcaaaaaaaaaaaaaacaagtttggaCAGCGTAAGTAAACTCGTCAATCAACGCAGGACTTTAAATCAGTACAGCTCATTGTGGAATTCAGATCAGCGCAGCTCATTCCAGAAAATCAAGCAAgtattacatgacattactgtaAGAAAACAGCAACGTTGCTGAAAGTTAACTTATGAAGGTACCAGAGAAAAGCGCTGGTTCCGCTAGGAGTGGCACAAAGTCAAAATATGCTGAAACATCTGTATGTGATgacgctgacacacacagctaaatggtcatttgaattattaatgGGCATAGTAAGCTTTGTACATCCGGAGTAATTTACTgaagaaaattatatttgtacATCAGGAATATAGCCTATAACAATCAGTTGTGCTGGTTTTAGCAAAAAAAGTGCGTTAGTTTTATCAGTGATCGTCttgattttgaaagaaaagatCGCGCTGCTTGCAACAAGAAACACTTGTCATTTCCTTGATCTACACAACGTTTGAGCCAAAGGAACAAATGCGTTGGGCTCGTCTCAGCACTGCCCGGAAGGAAAAGAGCATATAGTGTGACCTTGGCGTTTTGCTGTCAACCCATTGCGTGTGAATA harbors:
- the bves gene encoding blood vessel epicardial substance isoform X2, with the protein product MTTPTEMTTVFYTTMSSLNVNATGVPDAEQNVTACENWEEAHHLLFHLGNVCVALGLIIPTTLGIHMILLRIMLMAGCSLFIAWATLYRCALDIMIWNVVFLIANFMHFFYLLYKRRPIKIDRELKSVYKRMFEPLHVREDMFQRLTGQFCTIQTLKKGQVYAAEDKTSVDERLSILLKGKMRVSYRGHFLHNIYTNAFIDSPEFRSTQMNRGEKFQVTITAEENCKFLCWSRERLTYFLESDSFLNEVFRYLIGKDITNKLYSLNDPTLSDKAVKKMDRQPSLCSQLSMMQMRNSMASTSDTDDVLNQFLRGGSAGSSLPVTQSIVCGQACQQVP
- the bves gene encoding blood vessel epicardial substance isoform X1, translated to MTTPTEMTTVFYTTMSSLNVNATGVPDAEQNVTACENWEEAHHLLFHLGNVCVALGLIIPTTLGIHMILLRIMLMAGCSLFIAWATLYRCALDIMIWNVVFLIANFMHFFYLLYKRRPIKIDRELKSVYKRMFEPLHVREDMFQRLTGQFCTIQTLKKGQVYAAEDKTSVDERLSILLKGKMRVSYRGHFLHNIYTNAFIDSPEFRSTQMNRGEKFQVTITAEENCKFLCWSRERLTYFLESDSFLNEVFRYLIGKDITNKLYSLNDPTLSDKAVKKMDRQPSLCSQLSMMQMRNSMASTSDTDDVLNQFLRGGSAGSSLQKSPMTKASGKMKPIEEGMEDDVFEPDSPTNKSPAPRTSKEDLEKV